One segment of Brassica napus cultivar Da-Ae chromosome C3, Da-Ae, whole genome shotgun sequence DNA contains the following:
- the LOC125584233 gene encoding uncharacterized protein LOC125584233, producing MADYFEEESSYESSQGSDLDEADQAWSDEEDGCDGSCSDDNYSMSEYGDDPAEAYPEPEPPDYSHGDTSYQGEYEGETESNISFNKGDECHGEETEGDDPEADQEGSWQEEADSEISLEEANEHEENFPKTEEVYEDVDGGEASFQSVKEEVGDESHAEGIPWCEVPYSDQEDEYQDETGSQTSVGNSEKNYGGKPDSQQDVAEEEEALSEAGRNDDQPGYVIFAGHHQGPEAYLCWEKDMEHWFDSNQVHEEDKTTIAEDTLTEDAFRKWEQDAYWRLAYDEPEATWQEMKELLYEEYVKGAGDELLNQIRVYTNLEPRRLILAKRPNRKAKLKNAHDLKLHQESTLIIKGATEHTTAARVSGVQGVPTPQAKTREISTKPLPKFHENKKPSKSSKSSKPVEFICYRCHEKGHFVVTCPTRLVVTSNSLEVNLDSTSEVISHLVCKFPTSGIMHLSCPKADYAGLNKDQEDVVSRLKQEEIIPEPDPQEGLKPATRNPLKLVDFSVQAHEESQKV from the exons ATGGCAGATTACTTTGAGGAAGAGAGTTCTTATGAATCAAGCCAAGGCTCCGATCTTGATGAAGCCGACCAAGCTTGGTCCGATGAAGAGGATGGCTGTGATGGGTCATGTTCTGATGATAACTACTCTATGTCAGAGTATGGAGATGACCCTGCTGAAGCATATCCTGAACCAGAGCCACCTGATTACTCACATGGAGATACCAGCTACCAAGGAGAGTATGAGGGAGAAACTGAATCAAATATCAGTTTCAATAAAGGAGATGAATGCCATGGAGAAGAGACAGAAGGTGATGATCCTGAAGCTGACCAGGAAGGCTCATGGCAAGAGGAAGCTGATTCTGAAATCAGTTTAGAAGAGGCAAATGAGCATGAGGAAAATTTCCCTAAAACGGAAGAAGTCTATGAAGATGTTGATGGAGGAGAAGCAAGTTTCCAATctgttaaagaagaagttggagACGAATCTCATGCTGAAGGCATACCCTGGTGTGAAGTACCTTACTCTGACCAGGAGGATGAGTACCAAGACGAAACTGGCTCACAAACCAGTGTAGGAAACTCTGAGAAAAACTATGGAGGAAAGCCAGACTCACAACAAGACgttgctgaagaagaagaggcctTAAGTGAGGCTGGaagaaatgatgatcaacctGGTTACGTCATCTTTGCAGGCCATCATCAAGGACCAGAAGCATACTTGTGCTGGGAGAAAGATATGGAACATTGGTTTGATTCTAATCAAGTCCATGAAGAGGATAAGACAACCATTGCCGAAGATACTCTCACTGAAGATGCCTTTAGAAAGTGGGAACAAGATGCTTATTGGCGACTTGCCTATGATGAACCAGAAGCTACTTGGCAAGAAATGAAAGAACTCTTGTATGAAGAATATGTGAAAGGAGCTGGAGATGAGCTGTTGAATCAGATACGGGTCTATACTAATCTTGAACCAAGGCGGCTGATATTGGCAAAAAGGCCAAATCGAAAGGCTAAGCTCAAAAATGCTCACGACCTAAAGCTACACCAGGAgtctacactcatcatcaagggAGCAACCGAGCATACAACAGCAGCAAGGGTAAGTGGCGTGCAAGGAGTTCCAACTCCACAAGCCAAAACTCGAGAGATAAGTACAAAGCCATTGCCTAAGTTCCATGAGAATAAGAAACCAAGTAAGTCTTCTAAATCTTCAAAACCAGTAGAATTCATTTGCTATAGGTGTCATGAGAAAGGCCACTTTGTTGTAACCTGTCCAACTAGGCTAGTAGTGACTTCTAATTCACTAGAAGTTAACTTGGATTCAACTAGTGAAGTTATATCTCACTTAGTATGTAAATTTCCTACTTCTGgtataatgcacttgtcttgcCCAAAGGCTGATTATGCAGGTCTAAATAAGGACCAGGAGGACGTGGTTTCAAGGttaaaacaagaagaaatcaTCCCTGAACCAGACCCACAAGAAGGACTTAAACCAGCCACTAGAAATCCATTGAAACTAGTAGATTTTTCGGTCCAAGCACATGAGGag TCCCAAAAGGTGTGA
- the LOC106412936 gene encoding uncharacterized protein LOC106412936 has product MRHHLIEGLKDQYMTIENPLDLWNALRHRYDHQKMVLLPKARHDWMHLRFMDFKSVDEYNSALFKIVSILRLCGEEVSDANNELLMKNSGARPAGTAPLPEAHDIEKKDPKETYYAQDNRKPYGHSRGGYRGRRRDNHNGRDNYSTGRRGNHNNRGRGSNYGRGRGSYGRGRGGISKPSHTTKSLCHRCGMDNHWAKNCRTPKHLCELYQESIKNKNPEANMIQENDHDNKGYGYDADDESDRDNKDDQMDFETSDCLKD; this is encoded by the exons atgcgccatcatctcattgaaggtcttaAGGATCAGTACATGACGATTGAGAATCCATTGGATCTTTGGAATGCTTTAAGGcacagatatgatcaccaaaagatggtgttgcttccaaaggcaagGCACGATTGGATGCACCTCAGATTCATGGActtcaagtccgtggatgagtacAACTCGGCCTTATTCAAAATCGTCTCAATACTAAGACTGTGTGGTGAAGAAGTGTCTGAT GCAAATAATGAGCTTCTCATGAAGAACAGTGGAGCTAGACCGGCCGGGACAGCACCATTACCCGAAGCCCATGACattgaaaagaaagatcccaaagaaACCTACTATGCCCAAGACAACAGGAAACCATACGGTCATAGCCGTGGTGGGTACAGGGGGCGTAGGCGTGACAATCATAACGGTCGAGATAACTACTCAACCGGCCGAagaggaaaccacaataaccgtggtcgtggttccaattacggtCGGGGCCGAGGGAGTTATGGCCGTGGacgaggtggcatatccaaaccatctCACACGACCAAGTCTTTATGTCACAGATGCGGGATGGACAatcattgggccaagaactgcAGAACTCCAAAGCACTTGTGCgaactctatcaagagagtatcaagaacaagaacccggaggcaaaTATGATCCAAGAAAACGATCATGATAACAAAGGATATGGGTACGATGCTGATGATGAATCGGACAGGGACAACAAAGATGACCAAATGGATTTTGAAACTTCTGATTGTTTAAAGGACTAG
- the LOC106412935 gene encoding probable disease resistance protein At1g15890, whose protein sequence is MAPKKTVEKWRDATDSLSSILTELSLSEFSCEEDINLSVLKFSYINLEDPKFRRCFRYCALFPENYEMIKEELIEYWECEAFVEGRDQGQDVFDKLVSARLLMENEGKVRMHDLLRKTALSPEAYDSGERAEIVYVNPDTTLIQISSDLNWSVVERVSLINNQIKEISSNDSSPNLTTLLLRNQMVENISWDFFLQMPKLLVLDLAFNQRLAQLPPSISKLHSLLYLNLSFTNIELLPVGLKELTQLMYLNLEHTLNLENIVGIRALLRLRVLRLLGSRFCPNLHFIEDLTHLGEISVLTISL, encoded by the coding sequence ATGGCACCCAAGAAGACCGTAGAGAAGTGGCGAGATGCTACCGACTCCTTGAGCTCAATCTTAACAGAGTTATCTCTGTCTGAGTTCTCATGCGAGGAAGACATAAACCTGTCCGTTCTCAAGTTTAGCTACATCAACTTAGAAGATCCTAAGTTCAGGCGTTGTTTCCGATACTGTGCCTTGTTTCCTGAAAATTATGAGATGATCAAGGAGGAGTTAATAGAGTATTGGGAATGTGAAGCTTTCGTTGAAGGCCGTGACCAGGGCCAAGATGTTTTCGATAAACTTGTCAGTGCACGTTTATTGATGGAGAACGAAGGAAAAGTGAGGATGCACGATTTGCTTCGTAAAACGGCTCTATCACCAGAAGCTTATGATAGTGGCGAGAGAGCAGAGATTGTATACGTAAACCCTGACACAACACTGATTCAAATTTCTAGTGATTTGAATTGGTCTGTTGTGGAAAGGGTTTCACTGATAAACAATCAGATCAAGGAGATATCTAGCAATGACTCCAGCCCAAATCTTACAACGTTACTCCTCCGCAAtcaaatggtggagaatatttCTTGGGATTTTTTTCTCCAGATGCCGAAGCTACTGGTTTTGGATTTAGCTTTTAACCAAAGACTTGCCCAACTTCCACCCAGCATTTCAAAACTGCACTCCTTGCTGTATCTTAATCTATCCTTTACCAACATAGAGCTACTACCGGTGGGTCTGAAAGAGCTGACACAACTGATGTATCTGAATTTGGAGCATACTCTTAATCTTGAGAATATCGTTGGGATAAGGGCTTTGCTGAGACTAAGAGTGTTGAGACTACTGGGATCCAGATTTTGTCCAAACCTACACTTCATTGAAGATTTAACACACCTGGGCGAGATAAGTGTCTTGACTATCTCTCTATAA
- the LOC125582908 gene encoding secreted RxLR effector protein 161-like has product MDQAHPLPCPMVVRSLDLEKDPFGPKRPDEEALGPDMPYLSAIGALMYLASHTRPDISFAVSLLSRFGSCPTLRHWNGVKHLFRYLKGTKDLGLFYTNRPGENMVGYADAGYLSDPHQARSQTGYVFTHSGAAICWRSTKQSLVATSSNHAEIIAMYEASRELVWLRSMTGHVLKESGLSVGQEKEEPMIIYEDNAARQRRFK; this is encoded by the exons ATGGACCAGGCACACCCCTTACCGtgtcctatggtcgtgaggtccttagaccttgagaaggatCCATTCGGACCTAAGAGACCGGACGAGGAAGCACTCGGACCGGACATGCCTTACttaagtgccattggggccttaatgtaTTTAGCTAGTCATACAagaccggacataagctttgccgtgagtTTACTATCCAGATTTGGATCATGTCCGACCTTAAGGCATTGGAATGGTGTAAAgcatctgttcagatatctgaAAGGAACAAAAGACCTTGGTTTGTTCTATACCAACCGGCCAGGAGAGAACATGGTCGGGTATGCAGATGCTGGATACTTATCTGATccacaccaggctagatctcagacaggATATGTGTTTACACATAGTGGAGCCGCAATATGCTGGCGTTCAACAAAGCAATCCTTAGTTGCTACATCGTCCAATcacgccgagatcatagccatgtatgaggcAAGCCGTGAGCTTGTTTGGTTGAGGAGCATGACCGGCCATGTCTTGAAAGAGAGTGGTCTGTCCGTGGGACAAGAGAAAGAGGAGCCAATGATCATCTACGAGGACAATGCAGC aaggcaaaggaggttCAAGTAG